The following proteins come from a genomic window of Gallalistipes aquisgranensis:
- a CDS encoding lysylphosphatidylglycerol synthase transmembrane domain-containing protein: protein MRSSEKSARVRPPQGSPLGKIRLSNALYPVLIGLAVVAYMFYRDFDPAVFRDIRVTGWTVFWLAVAVLFIMGRDAGYMIRIRVLSGGHLSWRQAFRIIMLWEFTSAITPSAVGGTSVAVIYVHKEGISVGRSSAIVMLTSFLDEVYFIVMFPLLMAVVGFDNLFDIVAGGGVVTKGLVTFALVGYFLKFGYVLLLSYGLFFNPQGLKWLLMRIFRLRWLRRWYRAAYHVGEDIVLSSYEIRRYGFRFWLKSGLATFLSWSSRYLVANALVMAFFSVSDQFLLFARQLVMWIMMLVMPTPGGSGFAEYVFTNYCSDLIAVPAALQLGAATLIAVLWRLVTYYPYLVAGAIIFPRWLKRNFSKGK, encoded by the coding sequence GTGAGATCCTCCGAAAAATCCGCACGCGTACGGCCTCCGCAGGGCAGCCCGCTCGGCAAGATCCGATTGAGCAATGCGCTCTATCCGGTCCTCATCGGACTGGCCGTGGTGGCTTATATGTTCTACCGGGATTTCGATCCCGCCGTTTTCCGGGACATTCGCGTGACGGGTTGGACCGTTTTCTGGCTGGCGGTCGCCGTGCTGTTTATTATGGGACGCGATGCGGGCTACATGATCCGTATCCGGGTGCTGAGCGGCGGACATCTCTCCTGGCGGCAGGCGTTCCGGATCATCATGCTTTGGGAGTTTACCTCGGCCATCACCCCGTCGGCCGTTGGGGGAACCAGTGTGGCGGTCATCTACGTACACAAGGAGGGGATCAGCGTGGGGCGCAGCTCGGCTATCGTGATGCTGACCTCTTTTCTGGACGAAGTCTATTTCATCGTGATGTTTCCTCTGCTGATGGCGGTCGTGGGATTCGACAATCTGTTCGACATCGTGGCCGGAGGCGGAGTGGTGACCAAAGGGCTCGTCACGTTTGCGCTGGTCGGGTATTTTCTGAAATTCGGGTACGTGCTGCTGCTTTCCTACGGGCTTTTCTTCAATCCGCAGGGACTCAAGTGGCTGCTCATGCGGATATTCCGGCTCCGGTGGCTGCGCCGCTGGTACCGGGCCGCCTATCACGTGGGCGAGGATATCGTGCTCAGCTCCTACGAAATCCGGCGTTACGGATTCCGTTTCTGGCTGAAAAGCGGACTGGCCACCTTTCTCTCCTGGAGCTCCCGTTATCTGGTGGCCAACGCCCTCGTCATGGCCTTTTTCTCGGTGAGCGACCAGTTCCTGCTCTTCGCCCGCCAGCTGGTCATGTGGATCATGATGCTTGTGATGCCCACGCCGGGAGGGAGCGGATTCGCCGAGTACGTCTTTACGAACTATTGCAGCGACCTGATTGCCGTTCCGGCCGCCCTGCAACTGGGTGCGGCCACACTGATCGCCGTGTTGTGGCGGCTGGTGACCTACTATCCCTATCTGGTTGCCGGGGCGATCATATTTCCCCGCTGGCTGAAACGTAATTTTTCGAAAGGAAAGTGA